From Glycine soja cultivar W05 chromosome 4, ASM419377v2, whole genome shotgun sequence, the proteins below share one genomic window:
- the LOC114408590 gene encoding uncharacterized protein LOC114408590: MGSVSLKIGDGTARFRRATVCSSAVNILMIFSVITTNLFALYAFSSSPKDPHSHLHLLDKNFSLISEQVTLILREIDMSQKKLAQIEKDLLGYESLDLSRPNIANELKLFLHHHQLPLGKDSKSGITEMVSSVGHSCEKSSDLLSQYMSYKAFGPCPNDWSVAQKLILKGCEPLPRRRCFAKTISKVGLLHPFPTSLWKAPVNNTVNWSGLGCKNFECLKGKKLSRDCIGCFDLVNGYENQRFVKSRSKNDFLIDDVLALGSGGIRIGLDVGGGSGSFAAVMAERNVTVVTSTLNVDAPFSEFIAARGLFPLFLSLDHRFPFYDNAFDLVRASSGLDGGGREEKLEFLMFDIDRVLRAGGLFWLDNFYCVDEEKKRALTRLIERFGYKKLKWVVGEKADILGSGKSQVVLSAVLEKPVRV, from the coding sequence ATGGGTTCCGTGTCTCTGAAAATAGGCGACGGAACCGCCAGATTCAGAAGAGCAACAGTGTGTTCCTCCGCAGTTAACATTCTCATGATATTCTCCGTCATCACCACCAACCTCTTCGCCCTCTACGCCTTCTCTTCTTCCCCAAAAGACCCTCACTCCCACCTTCACCTTCTTGACAAAAACTTCTCCCTCATCTCTGAGCAGGTCACCCTCATTCTCCGAGAGATCGATATGTCTCAGAAGAAACTTGCCCAAATAGAAAAAGACCTTCTCGGCTACGAAAGCCTCGACCTTTCTCGACCCAACATTGCAAACGAGCTcaaactcttcctccaccaccaccagctCCCTCTAGGCAAAGACTCCAAATCCGGAATCACCGAAATGGTCTCATCCGTCGGCCATTCCTGCGAAAAATCCTCGGACTTGTTGTCTCAGTACATGAGTTACAAGGCTTTTGGACCCTGCCCCAATGATTGGAGCGTGGCACAGAAACTCATTTTAAAAGGGTGTGAGCCTTTACCAAGAAGAAGGTGCTTTGCTAAAACAATTTCTAAGGTGGGTCTTCTTCACCCTTTTCCCACCTCGCTTTGGAAAGCTCCAGTCAACAACACTGTTAACTGGAGTGGTTTAGGTTGCAAGAATTTTGAGTGTTTGAAGGGTAAGAAGTTGAGTAGAGATTGCATTGGTTGCTTTGATTTGGTTAATGGGTATGAGAATCAAAGGTTTGTGAAGTCTAGGAGTAAGAATGATTTTCTAATTGATGATGTTTTGGCATTGGGAAGTGGTGGAATTCGGATTGGACTTGATGTTGGAGGCGGGTCTGGGTCCTTTGCTGCTGTTATGGCCGAGAGGAATGTTACTGTGGTTACTAGCActttgaatgttgatgctcccTTCAGTGAATTCATTGCTGCAAGAGGACTTTTCCCTCTTTTCTTGAGCTTGGATCATAGGTTCCCGTTTTATGACAATGCGTTTGATTTGGTTCGGGCTTCGAGTGGATTGGATGGTGGAGGGAGGGAAGAGAAGTTGGAGTTTTTGATGTTTGATATCGATCGTGTTTTGCGGGCTGGTGGTTTGTTTTGGCTGGATAACTTCTATTGTGttgatgaagagaagaagagggcGTTGACTAGGTTGATTGAACGATTTGGGTACAAAAAGTTGAAGTGGGTTGTGGGAGAGAAGGCTGATATTCTTGGATCAGGTAAGTCTCAGGTTGTTTTATCAGCTGTGCTTGAGAAGCCTGTAAGGGTCTAG
- the LOC114408591 gene encoding uncharacterized protein LOC114408591, with amino-acid sequence MLKFLSRVKIEFNALDPRTASCIEFLAQCNSRRAKESNPTCEVDVKRVREERAPQITVTFVNGVEEVFDATATPAQSIRNLILEKGQHLETEQMFREAGEPWPVIIPDEELSQIALPTKPRKAEDKKQ; translated from the exons ATGTTGAAGTTCTTGTCGAGAGTGAAAATCGAGTTCAACGCGTTGGACCCGCGAACGGCATCGTGTATAGAGTTTCTGGCGCAATGCAATTCACGGAGGGCGAAGGAGTCGAACCCGACGTGCGAAGTGGACGTGAAGCGCGTGAGGGAAGAGCGCGCGCCGCAGATAACGGTGACATTCGTTAACGGCGTCGAGGAAGTGTTCGACGCGACGGCGACGCCGGCTCAGAGCATAAGAAACTTGATTCTGGAAAAGGGTCAGCACCTCGAGACGGAGCAGATGTTTCGCGAAGCAGGGGAACCCTGGCCGGTTATCATCCCCGACGAGGAGCTCTCCCAAATCGCACTCCCTACCAAA CCAAGGAAAGCGGAAGACAAGAAGCAATAG
- the LOC114408592 gene encoding zinc finger CCCH domain-containing protein 6-like — MRRLQTLKQVSWASDLDLCQVRLFLSEESPSQVGLNSQDNLQAKTSLSLRPGGAGSDDILPPGFEGTHASSQFEIKPSQIPVIKWITPQKIVLNVTWRVVSGEESKEAEDQCQREMRVLEAIYPRISSIPLNPSVSMDVEEFHCIDGQTTLIPITPVEDEDAAAETLSYSLEPFHVSQSLQLASGVLKDSNSATSMQLACGLASDVAVAASVALTNLVKSNEHGNFVDHELLNNILNNPEVIEKLVGDYGAINNSQYVHNAGSSLAAFSNPPIPIQGQTTTPSSVVFSTTSSYTPPIGGQAEPVTTQWPPRPAVSSAIVSSPIEVPPARDVNYYKSLIQQHGGHKETLPYSSKRQIPQAATNYETTSYNHRGKVSKPKIMKPCIFFNSSRGCRNGANCAYQHDASFQPRGNTVSGIQSSKRMKMDHEISN, encoded by the exons ATGCGCCGATTGCAAACATTGAAACAAGTTTCATGGGCCTCCGATTTAGATCTTTGTCAG GTTAGGCTATTCTTATCAGAGGAATCTCCTTCACAGGTTGGGTTAAATTCTCAAGATAACCTCCAAGCAAAAACATCATTGTCGTTGCGTCCAGGTGGAGCAGGTTCTGATGACATTCTGCCTCCTGGATTTGAGGGAACTCATGCTTCAAGTCAGTTTGAGATTAAGCCATCCCAGATACCAGTTATTAAGTGGATTACTCCTCAAAAG ATTGTTCTAAATGTCACATGGCGGGTAGTGTCTGGGGAAGAAAGCAAAGAAGCAGAGGATCAATGTCAGAGGGAGATGAGAGTACTGGAAGCTATTTATCCTCGCATATCTTCCATTCCTCTAAA CCCTTCTGTTTCAATGGATGTTGAAGAGTTCCATTGCATTGATGGTCAAACTACTTTGATACCAATAACGCCagttgaagatgaagatgcagCAGCAGAAACATTATCGTATTCCTTGGAACCATTTCATGTTTCCCAATCTCTTCAATTAGCTTCTGGTGTTCTGAAGGATTCAAACTCTGCTACAAGTATGCAGTTAGCTTGTGGTCTTGCATCTGATGTAGCTGTTGCTGCATCTGTTGCTTTAACTAACCTTGTGAAGAGCAATGAACATGGAAATTTTGTTGACCATGAATTACTTAATAATATTCTCAACAATCCAGAAGTGATTGAGAAGTTGGTTGGAGATTATGGAGCTATTAATAATTCACAATATGTACATAATGCGGGGTCATCCTTGGCGGCTTTTTCAAATCCTCCTATTCCTATTCAAGGACAAACCACTACACCTTCATCGGTTGTTTTTTCAACTACTTCTTCCTATACTCCCCCTATTGGAGGTCAGGCGGAACCTGTTACTACCCAATGGCCTCCTAGGCCTGCAGTGAGTTCAGCTATTGTTTCTTCTCCCATTGAGGTCCCTCCTGCAAGAGATGTAAACTACTATAAGAGCTTAATTCAACAACATGGAGGACATAAAGAAACACTTCCATACTCCAGTAAACGTCAGATTCCTCAGGCAGCAACAAACTATGAGACAACCTCCTACAATCATAGAGGTAAAGTGTCAAAACCAAAGATAATGAAGCCTTGTATCTTTTTCAACAGTTCTAGAGGATGTCGGAATGGAGCTAACTGTGCCTACCAGCATGATGCATCATTTCAGCCACGGGGTAATACTGTGTCAGGGATACAAAGTTCAAAGAGGATGAAAATGGATCATGAGATTAGCAATTAA